The Lycium barbarum isolate Lr01 chromosome 10, ASM1917538v2, whole genome shotgun sequence genome includes a region encoding these proteins:
- the LOC132615562 gene encoding uncharacterized protein LOC132615562: protein MHAGNRSVVLVNEAFVRAQQEVDDLKGQLDAQDRETEKFQHLLRVKEDKLNQAVTLSNLQPKLDATKAENRRLKGELAEMIEYNRSLEADKIGLSRDNTRLSSKLGELKTTISQLREELDSVKSEAMSMAERHRLLEYESARYKDRMRVFEEKAEKRAQICDDLKTELEETVDANDTLKVERESATQMQNVLKEARDILAAKLAQAEADLEEALKSVEAAEAHATLSAEYEKWKSRRITLEQAEHGFADLSALILEAKRVEEEAKAALGADSDDSERTVSEHSGSSHTG, encoded by the exons atgcacgcgggcaatcga agtgtggtgcttgtcaacgaagcctttgtccgtgctcagcaagaggtggacgatcttaagggccaactggatgcccaagacCGAGAGACGGAGAAATTTCagcaccttctgcgggtgaaggaggataaGTTGAACcaagcagttactctttccaacctccaacccaagctcgatgcaacaaaggcTGAAAACCGTcgattaaagggtgagctggccgagatgaTCGAATATAACCGGAGTCTCGAAGcagacaagatcggccttagccgagataaCACTCGTCTTTCTTCAAAGCTTGGTGAGCTCAaaaccaccatctctcaactccgggaggagctggactctgtCAAGTCCGAAGCTAtgagcatggccgagaggcatcggttACTCGAATATGAAAGTGCCCGGTATAAAGACCGTATGAGAGTGtttgaggagaaggcggagaagagggcccagatatgtGATGATCTAAAAACCGAGCTCGAAGAGACGGTTGATGCTAATGACACTCTCAAGGTAGAGCGCGAGTCGGCCACCCAAATGCAAAATGTACTCAAAGAGGCTCGGGATATTCTGGCGGCAAAGCTtgcccaggccgaggccgatttggaagaagctctaaagagcgtggaggccgccgaggctcatgccacTCTTTCTGCTGAGTAtgaaaagtggaagtctcggaggatcacccttgagcaagccgagcatggctttgcggatctttCGGCCCTAATActcgaggctaaaagagtcgaggaagaggctaaggctgccctcggggctgactccgacgactccgagcggacagtgtccgaacactccggatctagccataccggatag